Proteins from one Trichoplusia ni isolate ovarian cell line Hi5 chromosome 9, tn1, whole genome shotgun sequence genomic window:
- the LOC113497387 gene encoding arrestin domain-containing protein 1-like yields MGVKCQLLLNNEGCSLYKTGGEVTGTVNYLVDKPTEFCGATVSLIGTGYCRWQEGSSKNRRTYVGTETYVEQHIDILQLKDHEITQIEPGSYQCPFQFLLPEDAPSTHSDETGSITYKIKVVFKKPGFIKSSAKFSTTIQVYSNPQPTLPEPLIAGFRKEFLFSSKNKFVNIKGEVEKTFINAGEDIMLTVTIQKETGIPITGIRTELVNLMTYTAECNAQHINPTIVNGTTREYSGITEKSETTFRYIIPSFPHLFSIQNSKVIAKEYKARVTVRFPFPHINASLDLPVILNMLDCEIKTGEPSTDQLSTHDLPPSYWQVMNEDINKSDDEEYDGEKKNDYYEPQSSKS; encoded by the coding sequence ATGGGAGTGAAGTGTCAATTGTTATTAAACAACGAAGGGTGCTCTCTATACAAGACTGGAGGCGAAGTCACAGGGACAGTGAACTACCTTGTCGACAAACCAACAGAGTTCTGCGGTGCTACAGTATCCCTGATAGGTACTGGATATTGCAGATGGCAAGAAGGAAGCTCTAAAAATAGAAGAACATATGTCGGTACCGAAACGTACGTTGAGCAACACATAGATATATTACAATTGAAAGATCATGAAATAACACAAATTGAACCAGGATCGTATCAATGCCCATTTCAATTTTTACTTCCTGAAGACGCACCTTCGACTCATAGCGACGAGACTGGAAGTATAACATACAAAATCAAAGTTGTCTTCAAGAAACCAGGTTTCATTAAATCATCGGCGAAATTCAGCACAACAATTCAAGTTTACAGTAATCCCCAACCAACTTTACCGGAACCTCTAATAGCAGGTTTCAGAAAGGAATTTCTGTTTTcatctaaaaacaaatttgtaaacataaaaGGTGAAGTAGAAAAGACGTTTATAAATGCAGGAGAAGACATTATGCTTACAGTAACTATACAAAAGGAAACAGGCATACCAATCACTGGAATAAGAACTGAATTAGTAAACCTTATGACATATACGGCGGAATGTAACGCACAACATATAAATCCCACTATTGTAAATGGAACAACCAGAGAGTACTCGGGAATTACAGAAAAGAGTGAGACTACATTCAGATATATAATCCCATCATTCCCGCATTtgttttcaatacaaaactCTAAAGTGATTGCTAAAGAATATAAAGCGAGGGTGACGGTTAGGTTTCCCTTTCCTCATATAAATGCGTCGTTAGATCTACCTGTGATATTGAATATGTTGgattgtgaaataaaaacagGGGAACCTTCAACAGATCAATTATCAACACATGATCTGCCGCCATCATATTGGCAGGTTATGAATgaagatattaataaaagtgaCGATGAAGAGTACGACGGGGAAAAGAAAAACGATTATTATGAACCTCAGTCAAGTAAATCTTAG